ACCAGCGGTCGAGTGGGCCCGGAGCTGTGGTCACGGGCGGTCTCCCTTCACGTGGGCGGCGATGCGCCGGACGGCCTCGGTGACGAGCGGCGCTTCGACGGTGTGGCACAGCCGGAACCAGCCGGGTGCCGGTGAGTGGAAGGCGGCGCCGGGCAGGATGCTGACCCGGCGCACGTCGAGGAGTTCGCGCCACAGGCGCTCCTCGGCGGCGAAGCCGTCCGCGAGCGACCGGCCGTTCGCGGACGCGGGACCGTTCGCGGACGCGGGACCGCCGGGCGCCCCCGGGCCCGGCAGCCAGGCGCCGAGGTCGAGCCACACGGAGAAGCCGGCCCCGGCGGGCGCCCGGGGCAGGCCGTGCTCGTCGAGCAGGCCGGCGACGTGCCGGTGGCTCCCGGCGAGGCGGCGCCTGCCCTCGGCGAGGAAGCCCGCGACCCAGTCCCGGTCGTCGAGCAGCCCGGTGAAGACCTCCTGGGTGGCGGTGGAGACCGGCGCGAAGTACGCCAGGGCCCGGGCGGCGGCGAGCACCTCGCGGCTGCGCGTGTGCAGCACGCCGGTCTTCAGCCCGGGCAGGGCGAAGTCCTTGGCGAACCCCCAGACCAGGTGGGTGCGTTCGGCCCAGTGCCGGTTGACGGACGGGTCGAGCGCACTGGTGAACGGGCGGTCCCCGAACACCGCGTGCGCGTAGATCTCGTCCGCGATCAGGTCGACGTCGTGGGCGCGTGCGACCTCCAGCAGGTCCGCGAGCACGCCCGGCGGGTGGACCTCGCCGACCGGGTTGGACGGCGAGGAGAGCGCGACGGCCCGCACGACCGCGCCCGCGCGGCGGGCCCCGACGAGCGCGCGGTCGACGGCCTCGGCGGTCAGCCTGAAGCCGTCGGCCGCGGCGAGCGGGGCCGGGACGAGCCGGGCGCCGGACCGGCCGCCGAGGTCGGTGTCGAACGCGCCGTAGTAGGGCGCGGGCACCACGATGGCCTCGCCCGGGTCGCACAGCGCGGTGGCGATCGCGTCGAGGGCGCCCGTCGCGCCGCTGATCACCACGAACTCGTCGGCCGCGAGCGGGGCGCGGCAGGTGCCCGAGAGCAGCGCGGCGACGCGTTCGCGCAGTTCCGGCGTGCCGTGCAGGGGGGCGTAGCGGCTGGTGCGTTCGGTGGGCGCGGGCAGCGCGGCGAGGCGGGGGCCCACCAGGTCCCACAGCAGCCGGTTCTCCGCGGTGCCCAGGTTGAGGTAGCCGTCGGGGCGCGCGTCGGGGTCGAACGGCTCGGCCTCGGCCCGGAAGTGGGCGTCGGCGATGGCGGGGGTGTCGGCGGTCAGGCGTGCGACCTGACGGGAAATCATAACGTGGGCTCCGAGGCGGTGTCGGCGCTGTCGGCGGTGCCGCCGGCGCGGGCGGTGAGCAGTCCCGGGTGGACGCCGAGGCCCATGGAGGCGTCGATGACGGCGCCGTGCAGCGGGGCGGAGTGCTCTCCGGCGAGCCAGCGGGCGAGTTCCGCGATCTCCTCCGGCCTGATCAGCCGGCCGCCGGGCAGCGAGGCGGTGAACGCGGCGCGCCGCTCAGGGCCGAGGGGCCGCAGCGTGCTCGCCTCGAACATCTCGGTCTCCACCGCGCCCGGGCACAGCGCGAAGACGTGCACGGGGCTGTGCACGAGGTCGGCGGCGAGGTGCCGGGTGAGGTAGGCGAGCGCGGCCTTGCTCATGCCGTCGGCCGGGTGGAAGCCGGGGAACTGGCCGATGCCGCCGCCCACGCTGGCGACGTTGACGATCTTGCCCCGGCCGCGTTCCTTCATGCCGGGCAGCAGCTGCTCGATCAGCCACAGCGGGCCGACGGCGTTGATCTGGAAGAACGCGGAGGCCCGCGCGTGGGCGGGTCCTTCCGCGTACTTGTCGACGGTCTTCGAGCCGACGGCCGCGTTGTTGACGAGGACGTCGACGGGGCCGGGGAGCAGGTCGAGCAGCCGCTGGTGGGAGTCCCAGTCGCCCTGGTCGAGCGGGAAGGCGGCCACGTCCTCGTGGCCCTCCTCGGCCAGTCCTGCCACCAGTTGCTCCGCGCGGTCCCGGCCGCGCCGGTAGGTGAACCACACGGTGGTGCCGGCCTCGCGGGCGAAACGTTCCACACAGGCCCGGCCGATGCCGGTGGAACCTCCGGTGATGAGCACGTTCCCGATGGGCATCCGGTCCTCCGGGTTGGCGACGCAGGTCCGCAACCTATTCCCAAGCCGTCGCGGCTCACAAGGCTCGCGAACCCCTACCCGTCTCGAACCCCTGTTCCCGGTCGCGGCGGGGGACTTCGGCAGGGGTGCACGGCCGCGACCTGCCGCGACCGGCGCGGGGGCGCTCAGCCCAGGATGCCGCGGTCGTACGCCGCGGCCACCGCGGCCGCCCGGTCGTTGACGCCCAACTTCCGGTACACGTGGGTCAGATGGGTTTTGACCGTCGCCTCGCTGATGAAGAGTTCCCTGGCGATCTCGCGGTTCGCGGTGCCCTTGGCCACCAGCGCGAGCACTTCGCGCTCGCGCGCCGAGAGCGTGTCGGCCGCGGGAGGGGCGCCGGGGTTCCTGACGGCGCCGACGAGGCGGGACGCGACGGCGGGCGACAGGACGGTGCGCCCCTCCGCGGCGGCGCGGACCGCCGTGAACAGCTCGTCGCGCGGCGCGTCCTTGAGCAGGTAGCCGGTGGCGCCCGCCTCGATCGCGGGAATGGTGTCGGAGTCCGTGTCGTACGTGGTGAGGACGAGGACCCTGGCCCGGGCGCCGCGCCGGGTGAGTTCCGCGATCGCCTCGACGCCGCCGCCGGCGGGCATGCGCAGGTCCATCAGGACGACGTCCGGGTCGAGGCGCCGGGCGAGTTCGACGCCCTCGGCCCCGCCCGCGGCCTCCCCGAGGACGTCGAATCCGGGGTCGGAGGCGAACATGCCGCGCAGGCCGTCCCTGACGACGGGGTGGTCGTCGACGATCAGCAGCGTGATGGTGCGGTCAGCCATGGCGCACCAACGGTACGCGGGCGCTGATCGCGGTGCCCTGTCCCGGCTCCGACTCGACGGCGACGGTGCCGGCGATCCGTTCGGCGCGGGCCCGCATCCCGTCGAGGCCGAAGCCGCCGCTGCCGCTGCGCGGCGCCACCGCGCCGGGCGAGAAGCCGCGGCCGTCGTCGCGGATGTCCAGGGTGACCTCGTCCTCCATGTAGGAGAGGGTGACCCCCGCGCGGGCGGCGCGGGCGTGGCGGCCGGTGTTGGCCAGCGCCTCCTGCGCGATGCGCAGGAGGGTGGCGGCGACCTCGCCGTGCAGCGGCTCCTCGGTGCCGGTCACGGTGAACCCGGCCGCGACGCCGGTGCGTTCCGACCACTCGCCGACGGTCCTCTTCAGCGCGTCGGGGAGCGTGTCGTGCTCCAGCGCCGCCGGGGAGAGGTTGCGGACCGAGCGGCGGGCCTCCCCGAGTGAACGGCGGGCCAGCGCCTGGGCGCGGTCCAGGTGCTCGCGGGCCAGGCCCGGGTCGTCGGTCGAGGAGACCACCTGGAGCTGGGCGATGATGCCGGCCAGGCCCTGGGCGATGGTGTCGTGGATCTCCGCGGCCAGGCGGCGCCGCTCGTCGGCGACGCCCGCCTCCCTGGCCTGGTGGACCAGTTGGGCGTGCAGGGCGCCGTTCTCCGCGAGGGCCCGCTCCAGGGCGGCGATGGTCCTCGCCCGCTCCTGCGACCTCTCCTCCTCCTTGGCGGCGAGGTGGTTGAGGCCGATCGCCAGCGCCGCGTTGAAGCCGAACAGCACGCCGAACACGACCCATTGCGTCAGCGAGTCCGGCGGCAGGCCCCCGGACTGGGAGCCCGCGAGGGCGGCGGCGGTCACCAGGAGCCCGGCCCGGACGGCACGCGGCGGCAGCAGGTGCCCGGCGTCGCAGTAGCCGAGGCACGCGTAGAGGGCGAAGAACGGGTTGAGCCAGGTCAGTGCGAACGCGAGGACCGTGCGCAGCACGAAGTAGCCGCGACCGGCCGGGGTCCCCCCGGGAAGCACCGGGGGCCCGGCCGGCGCCGCGGGCGACCGCGGCATGGCCCGGGCCCACCACACCTGGAGGGCCAGCGCGGCGAGGAGCAGCGCCCCCGCCGCGTACATCTCCCCCCTGGTCATCACCAGGGGGGCGGCCACGGCCGCGAGGGGCGTGGCCAGGCCGAGCAGGGCGTACGGCCCGTACCGGAAGAACCACGCCCAGCGCTCCTCGACCGTTGTCGTCATGATCGGGCTACTCCCACGTGAACCAGCGGCGGGCCGCGGCGATCAGCAGCACCGCCCACAGCGCCGTGACACCCAGATGTGTCCAGTCCGGCCATTGTCCCGCGGCGGCCTCGTCCAGGGCCCGTGCGGCGGCGCCGAGCGGGGTGAGGGCCACGATGCGCTGGAGGACGTCGGGCATGGCCGCGACCGGCAGCCAGACGCCGGAGGCGAACATCGCCGGGAAGAACACGGCGGAACCCACCGCCTGGGTGACCTTGGTGGTGCGGCAGACGGCGGAGATGGTGGCGCCGAGCGCCAGGGAGGCCAGCGTGACCAGGACGAGCGCCACCAGGTATCCGGGGAGCTGGCGGGGCAGGGCCACGTCGAACACGATCCGGCCCACCGCGAGGGCCAGCACCGCGGAGACCGCGACGGCCGTGGCGTGCAGGGCGATCTGCGCGCCGATGAGGGAGCCGGGCCGCACGGGGGTCGTGGACATGCGGCGCAGGATGCCGCGTTCGCGGTAGCCGGTGAGGACGGGCGGCATGGCCTGGAGGCCCGCCACGAGCACGGCGAGCAGGATCGCGACGGGGACGTAGAGGTCGATGACGCGCAGCCCGCCCAGGTCGGCCGCATGCTCCCGGTTGGCCGGGATGGCGCCCAGGACGCCCAGCAGGAGCGTGGGGAAGGCCAGCACCCAGAACAGGGTGGCGGGCTCGCGCAGGGTCAGGCGGGCCTCGGCCTTGAGCACGGCGGCGGCGCTGCCCTTGACGGGCGTCGTGCGGATGGGGGCTGTCGCGGTCATGCGTCCTGTCCCGTCAGGTCGAGGTAGGCGTCGTCCAGAGTCGCCTCCGTGACGCGGAGCTGGTGGGCGGTGATCCCCCGCCCGGCGAGCAGCGAGAGCACGCCGTTGACCGTCTCGTCCGTAC
Above is a genomic segment from Streptomyces marincola containing:
- a CDS encoding aminotransferase class I/II-fold pyridoxal phosphate-dependent enzyme yields the protein MISRQVARLTADTPAIADAHFRAEAEPFDPDARPDGYLNLGTAENRLLWDLVGPRLAALPAPTERTSRYAPLHGTPELRERVAALLSGTCRAPLAADEFVVISGATGALDAIATALCDPGEAIVVPAPYYGAFDTDLGGRSGARLVPAPLAAADGFRLTAEAVDRALVGARRAGAVVRAVALSSPSNPVGEVHPPGVLADLLEVARAHDVDLIADEIYAHAVFGDRPFTSALDPSVNRHWAERTHLVWGFAKDFALPGLKTGVLHTRSREVLAAARALAYFAPVSTATQEVFTGLLDDRDWVAGFLAEGRRRLAGSHRHVAGLLDEHGLPRAPAGAGFSVWLDLGAWLPGPGAPGGPASANGPASANGRSLADGFAAEERLWRELLDVRRVSILPGAAFHSPAPGWFRLCHTVEAPLVTEAVRRIAAHVKGDRP
- a CDS encoding sensor histidine kinase; the encoded protein is MTTTVEERWAWFFRYGPYALLGLATPLAAVAAPLVMTRGEMYAAGALLLAALALQVWWARAMPRSPAAPAGPPVLPGGTPAGRGYFVLRTVLAFALTWLNPFFALYACLGYCDAGHLLPPRAVRAGLLVTAAALAGSQSGGLPPDSLTQWVVFGVLFGFNAALAIGLNHLAAKEEERSQERARTIAALERALAENGALHAQLVHQAREAGVADERRRLAAEIHDTIAQGLAGIIAQLQVVSSTDDPGLAREHLDRAQALARRSLGEARRSVRNLSPAALEHDTLPDALKRTVGEWSERTGVAAGFTVTGTEEPLHGEVAATLLRIAQEALANTGRHARAARAGVTLSYMEDEVTLDIRDDGRGFSPGAVAPRSGSGGFGLDGMRARAERIAGTVAVESEPGQGTAISARVPLVRHG
- a CDS encoding response regulator; translation: MADRTITLLIVDDHPVVRDGLRGMFASDPGFDVLGEAAGGAEGVELARRLDPDVVLMDLRMPAGGGVEAIAELTRRGARARVLVLTTYDTDSDTIPAIEAGATGYLLKDAPRDELFTAVRAAAEGRTVLSPAVASRLVGAVRNPGAPPAADTLSAREREVLALVAKGTANREIARELFISEATVKTHLTHVYRKLGVNDRAAAVAAAYDRGILG
- a CDS encoding ABC transporter permease: MTATAPIRTTPVKGSAAAVLKAEARLTLREPATLFWVLAFPTLLLGVLGAIPANREHAADLGGLRVIDLYVPVAILLAVLVAGLQAMPPVLTGYRERGILRRMSTTPVRPGSLIGAQIALHATAVAVSAVLALAVGRIVFDVALPRQLPGYLVALVLVTLASLALGATISAVCRTTKVTQAVGSAVFFPAMFASGVWLPVAAMPDVLQRIVALTPLGAAARALDEAAAGQWPDWTHLGVTALWAVLLIAAARRWFTWE
- a CDS encoding SDR family NAD(P)-dependent oxidoreductase, with amino-acid sequence MPIGNVLITGGSTGIGRACVERFAREAGTTVWFTYRRGRDRAEQLVAGLAEEGHEDVAAFPLDQGDWDSHQRLLDLLPGPVDVLVNNAAVGSKTVDKYAEGPAHARASAFFQINAVGPLWLIEQLLPGMKERGRGKIVNVASVGGGIGQFPGFHPADGMSKAALAYLTRHLAADLVHSPVHVFALCPGAVETEMFEASTLRPLGPERRAAFTASLPGGRLIRPEEIAELARWLAGEHSAPLHGAVIDASMGLGVHPGLLTARAGGTADSADTASEPTL